The genomic interval CAAGAGCCTCTATGGAGGCTCTTAAATCAGCTAATCTTCTCAAAAGTGTTACAATTAATGCACTGATATTGGGTGAAAATGGCGCGGGCAAACAAACGCTTGCCAAACATATTGTTTCAGCTCCTATTGTCGATGCGAGTGCTTTCAATGAGCTTTTAGCGCTTATTGAAACAAACAGTAGTCTCATCGTCAAAAATTTTCATAAAATTACCAATTATAAAAAACTCAAAATCGCGTTAGATGTTCATAAAACACGCATTATTGCAACCTCTAGTTTGCCAATTGGCGAACCTTTAATGGATGAATTTTTCAGCCTTAAGATTGTTATTCCACCGCTTCGTGAACGTCTTGAAGATGTGCCTGCGTTGATGGAGAAATTCGCCTATGAAGCATGTATGATGTTTGATGGAGAGTTTGGTGCAGCACCTTCTTTGGATGAAATCACTCCCGATCTTAGCAAAAATTGTTACTCCCTCAGACGATCCGTTTACAATGCTTATCTTATGAACTCTTTTGGCGAAGAAGAAATTTTAGCAATGATGGAGCGTTTTTTATCCCAACGTATTGGTGGGCGAAATGATTACCGCGATTTGCTCTACCTTTTTGATGTTCCTATGATCAAAAGTGGCTATACCAAATTTGGCTCTCAACTTGCCATCAGTGAAAAATTTGGACTCAATCGAAATACCCTACGCAAAAAAATCAACGATTACAAAGACAGACTAAAAATAGACTAGATGTGTGCATTTGTACCTGTGACAAAAGCTTACATGTAAAACATAAAAGGTTCATCAATGAATAATAGTATCTTTATCTTTCCTGGACAAGGTAGCCAAAAAATTGGCATGGGAAAAGATTTTTATGATAACGCTCCTCTTGCAAAAAAGATGATTGAAAAAGCAAGTCAGCGAGTAGGATTTGACTTTACAGCGCTTCTGTTTGAAGAGAATGATAGATTAGATCAAACAGAGTTCGCACAACCTGCTATCTTATTGGTCAGTCTCATCGCGCATCGCCTCTTTAGTGAGCAGTGCAAAGTCATTCCTCAATCCGTTTTGGGTCATTCTCTCGGTGAATTTTCAGCTTTAAGTGCTGCTAGTGCCATGGATTATCTCGATGCAGTAGAGCTTGTACACCAACGCGGTCTTTTGATGAAAGAGGCGTGCGAAGGCATTAATGCGGGTATGATGGCGCTTCTTGGTTTGGATGATGTCAGTGTTGAGAATCTTACATGTAAAGAGCGTGAGCTTGGCAAAAAAGTCTGGGCGGCAAATTACAATGGCGATGGACAGATTGTTATTGCGGGGAATAAAGATGATTTAGCTTCACTCGAGCCACTTTTTAAAGAAGCAGGGGCCAAAAAAGCGGTTTTACTTCCGATGTCCGTCGCAAGCCATTGTCCACTTTTAAGCTCAGCTCAGCCAAAACTTGAAGAATACTTAGAAAAATGGCTCAAAGAGAGTTTTGCAATGCCTGTGATTTCCAATGTGACAGCAAGCGCTTATCAGAGTAAAGCAGAGGCAAAAAGACTCCTTTCAGAGCAGTTGGTTTCACCTGTCAAATACAAACAATCTATTTTACATGTAGAGAATGCTACGGACTCGTTTATTGAATTTGGAGGCTCTGTACTTAAGGGTCTTAATAAACGCATTACGCAAAAACCAACGCATAGCATTACCGATATGAAAAGTTTAGACGAAGTGCTTGCACTTTTGTAAAAGGAAAAAGATGAAAATAGCGATTATGGGTGCGATGGTCGAAGAGATCACGCCACTTTTAGAGTTTTTTGGAACGTATGAGACGATTGAGCATGCCAAAAATCGTTACTATACCACGTCGTATAGGGGAATAGATTTAGTCATTGCTTACAGCAAGATTGGTAAAGTTAATGCGAGCCTTACCGCTTCAACGCTTATTGAAAAATTTGGAGCGCAAAAACTTCTTTTTTCAGGCGTTGCGGGTGCACTCAACCCCTCCCTTAAAGTGGGCGATTTGCTTGTAGCAACCAAACTTGCTCAACACGATCTTGATATTACGGCGTTTGGCCATCCTCACGGCTACGTGCCTGAGGGTTCTGTCTATGTTGAAACGGACAAAGCACTCACAGAGTTGGCTAAACAAGTAGCATTAGAACAAAAGATTCCATTGCTTGAGGGTATTATTGCCACAGGTGATCAATTCATCTGCGATGGTGTGAAAAAAGAGTGGATTCATACGACATTTAATGCCGATGCCACTGAGATGGAAGGCGCTTCCGTTGCTGTGGTATGTGATGCTCTAAACATTCCTTTTTGTGTGCTTCGTGCCATCAGTGATGCCGCTGATATGGACGCGGGATTTAGTTTTGATGAATTCTTAGTCAGTTCAGCCAAAGAGAGTGCTCAGTTTATTATCGCGATGTTGGACGAACTCAGTCATGATCGAAATTAGTAAACGCCTTTTACGCATCGTAGGGCGCACCAATGCCCACTACAATCTCATCAATGAGGGCGATAAGATACTGCTAGGGCTTAGTGGGGGGAAAGACTCCCTAAGCCTTGCGCATGTTTTAAAACACATGCAACGCGTTGCTCCGTTTGATTTTGAATTTAAAGCGGTTACGATTGCCTATGGCATGGGAGAAGACCTTCAAACATTACACAATCACTGTTTGGAGCATGAGATCGATCACGAGATTGTGGATACGAAGATTTTTGAGCTTGCGCAAGAGAAAATTCGTGAAAACTCCTCATTTTGCAGTTTCTTCTCGCGCATGAGACGAGGAGCACTTTACACCTATGCGCTTGAGCAAGGTTATGCAAAGTTAGCGCTTGCGCACCACCTTGATGACGCGGTAGAGAGCTTTTTTATGAACTTCTCACACAATGGAGCACTTCGCTCTATGCCACCCATCTACAAAGCGCAAAACGGCTTGCAGGTGATTCGCCCACTGATTCATGTACGTGAGCGTCAATTGCGCGATTGTGCAATGGATGCCAATATGCCGATCATCGGAGATGAAGCGTGTCCTGCGATGCGTTTTGATGTTAAAATGCCCGTGATGCGAGCCAAAACGAAAGAGATGCTTATTAGTATGGAAAAAGAGAATCCCGATCTTTTCATCTCACTCAAAAAAGCATTTGAAAATATCCAAACATCCAGTTTTAGTGATGCGCGCTTTTTAGAGTAAATTTCTGCTTCGAAAGAAGCAAGCTTTAGCGCAGCGTAGGCTGTTAGGCAAAGCCAAACAGGCGTATCAAGATCAAAACCCCTCCAATAAAATTTTCCATAACACATCAATTTGTTCATCATCCAGTGCTATGGTGCTCTGTTCTTCAAAAAGTTGCTTTACATGTAAAAGATCAAAGGTCTGATTCCACGCACACAGTTTATGTGCAGGTAAAAAACCTCGAATCAGTGTTAAATCATTTTCAATGCGCTCTTCGCAGTTAAAACAGATAAAATCATCGTGCAATCTTCCCTCATAAATCAAAAGTTTGATATAGGCTTCAATAGCGACCCGTTTAGGGTTCTGCTTTTGCCAAATAGTAGAACATGCTTCTAAAAGATCAAAATAAAAACTATCAATCGTTGCTACATCTTTGAGATGCGTGTAAAAAAGCCGAATAAAAGGCTGCCAAATCAGCATGCGTTCGCGCTGGTTATTCCAAGGCGTTCCTAGGTGCATAATGGAGCGAAGCTGAGGAATGGATGACTTGAGAGAGGGAATCGCTTCAAAGTCAATTTTGTAGCCTAAATGAATCGTAGAGTGACGGGCACCGTAAAATCTATAAAGGGTTTTAATGCTGGTTTGCGTTAAAATGGTGACAATTAAATCTTCGTCTTTGACGCGATTTAAATTGATGATGTATCCTTGCATAAAGAATTTTAGCATCTAAATATTTGACTATTATTAAAATTAAAAATTAACTATTCATATTTATTTTAATAAATTAATTGACAATTAATATGAATTGAGGTATGTAAATGCTATAAACATCGAAAAGTAGTGTTTAATTGAAAAATAAGCATTATTCATGTATTATCCTTCGCTTTTAGCTTAAAAATTTGTCAGATTTCGTCAGAATTTTGATGAAAATTCCACAAAAGGCTTGTGAAATGGATCTTATTACAGGATTTAAAGACAACTGCGGTTTTGGATTAATCGCAAACATAAAAAACATTCCAACCCATGAAAATGTCGAAGATGCTATCACGGCATTAGAGCGAATGATGCACAGAGGTGCCATTGCTGCTGATGGTAAAAGTGGCGATGGTAGTGGACTTCTTTTTTCTATGCCTGCTGAGTTTATGAAAAAAGAGGTACACAAATTAGGCATTGATCTTCCAAAGCAGTTTGCTGTTGCTATGATTTTTTTAACCACCGATGAACAAAAAAGAATTTTTGAAGAGACCTGTGAGCAAAACGATCTTAAAGTTCTTTTGTATCGCGATGTTCCTGTAAAAACAAAAGCCCTTGGAAAATTAGCACTCGATTCATTGCCTCAAATTATTCAAGCCTTCGTAACGTCCTCATCCTTAGTGGCAACCAAACGTTTTGAAGCACTGTTGTACTTGACACGTAAAATAGTTGAGCGAAAACTCGCTAATGAGCCTGATTTTTACATTGCCTCTTTTTCAAGTAAAGTGATTTCGTACAAAGGTTTGGTGATGCCAACCTACATCAAAACTTTTTTCCCCGATTTGAGCGATGTCGATTTTAAAGCAACCTTTGCCCTATTTCACCAACGTTTCTCCACCAATACGCTCCCCAAATGGAAACTAGCGCAACCGTTTCGAACATTAGCACACAATGGAGAGATTAACTCTATTTCAGCCAATCGTTTCAACACACACGTTAAAAGTGAGTGTATGAAAAGCACAATTTTCTCCGATGAAGAGTTGCAAAAATTATATCCATTGACGACGAATGATGTGAGTGACAGTGCGAGTTTGGACAACATGTTTGAATTTATGCTTATTAATGGATTTGACTTTTTCAAAGCCGTACGCTCACTGATCCCCGCTCCATGGCAAAATGCACCGCACATGGACTCAGAGCTTCGAGCTTTTTATGAATTCTCCAGTATCAATTTTGAGCCATGGGATGGTCCCGCAGCAATTTCTCTCACCGATGGTCGTCATATCGCCTGTGTACTGGATCGAAATGGTTTAAGACCTGCTAAATACATCATTACCAAAGATGATCGCATCATTATCTCTTCGGAGTATGGTGTTTTAGATATTGAAGAAGACAACATCATCGAGCGAGGCAGATTACAAAGTGGTCAAATGATCGGTGTGGATCTTAAATTTGGCAAGATCATGAAAAACGACGACATCAACGACTATTTGAAAAGCTCAAATACCTATACCGAATGGTTGAACAAAGGGCTTGTGTATCTGCAAGAGTTTGTGGACATTCCTTTTTCCAAAACAACGGATTATGTACGTGAAAATTTAGAACTTGAGCAACGCTACTTTAACATCACGCAAGAAGTCAAAAATATGGTCATCGAGCCAATGATGAAAGATGGCAAAGAGGGTGTTGGCTCTATGGGTGATGACACACCAATGGCTGCATTTAGTAAAGTCCAACGTAATTTCAGTGATTATTTCAAACAAAAATTTGCGCAAGTGACCAATCCTCCGATTGACCCGATTCGCGAAAAAGTGGTGATGAGTTTAAATACGAGCTTTGGTGAAATTCGCAACATTTTAGAAGAAGATCAAGAACATGCGATACGCATCAAATCGATCTCTCCTATTTTAATGCAAGAAAAGTACGAAATCTTAGACTCTTTTGGCGATTCTAGCAAAGCGCGCTATAAAGATGAGTATAAGAACCGCTACTTCTCAACACTGTTTGAAGACAACCTCAAAGGCAGTCTTGAAGATTTAGCCTATGACATTGCGCAAGCGGTTAAAAATGAGGGCATTCGCATTATTTTCTTGGATGATCGTGGCATGACGAGCAAGCTTAAACCGATGCCGATGATTATGGTGATTGGTCGCGTGAATCAAGTGCTTTTGGATGAAGGTGTTCGTTCACTCACCTCTATTATCGCCATATCGGGTGAAGCGATCGATACGCACTCATGTGCCTGTATGATGGGATTTGGTGCGAGTGCCATTTATCCTTATTTACTCTATGCCACCGTTTTGGATGAAGGCAAAAAGAGTGAAATGGGCGCGTATGAGATCAAAACAAAACTCAAAAATGTCAACCATGCTTTGGGGCAAGGACTTTTAAAAGTCATGTCTAAAATGGGTATTGCGACTATTGCATCGTACAAAAACTCAGCACTCTTTGATGTTTTAGGTCTTGGAAAAGACGTGGTTCATGAGTGTTTTGATGGTGCGATTTCACTGATTCCGGGGCTTTCGTATGAAGATGTGGAAGAGCGTTTAAGTCGTAACCATCATTTAGCGTATGAGCTTAACATCAGTAAAAAGCTTTTCCCTCTTGAAATTGGTGGTTTTTACAAATACATCGATGGGCAAGAGTACCATGATTATCATCCTAATGCGATTCATGCGATTCATAAAGCAACTACGAGCGGTGATAAAAAAGATTTTCATGAGTTCACAAAATTGGTAAATAATCGCGGACTTAAGATGATTCGCGATTTCTTTGAACTTAAATCTGATCGTGAGCCGATTGCTCTTGATAAAGTCGAATCAAAAGAGGCGATCTTTAGACGTTTTTCAACCGCAGCGATGAGTTTGGGCTCCATCTCTCCTGAAGCGCATGAAGCTTTGGGTGAAGCGATGAATAAGATCGGTGGTATGAGTAACTCTGGCGAAGGTGGTGAAGCACCTGAACGTCTTAAAAGCAATAAAAATTCACGTATTAAACAGATTGCATCGGGTCGTTTTGGTGTAACACCTGAGTATTTACGCTCAGCAACGGAGATTCAGATCAAAGTGGCACAAGGTGCAAAACCAGGTGAGGGTGGACAGCTTCCTGGGCATAAAGTAACGCCACTGATTGCAAGCCTTCGCTACACAATTCCAGGTGTCACGCTGATTTCGCCACCGCCGCATCACGATATTTATTCGATTGAGGATTTGGCACAGCTTATTTTTGATATGAAACAGATCAACCCAGAAGCAATCATCACCGTTAAACTCGTATCGACGGCAGGTGTTGGAACGATTGCAGCAGGCGTGGCAAAAGCCTATGCCGATAAAATCATCATCTCTGGCGGTGACGGCGGTACGGGTGCAGCACCTCTGACGTCCATCAAATTTGCAGGAAATCCATGGGAAATTGGTTTAAGTGAGGCGCATAATGCGCTTAAAGCCAACCACTTAAGAGACAGCGTGCATCTTCAAACTGATGGTGGACTCAAAACGGGTCTGGATGTCATTAAAGCAGCTTTACTTGGTGCGGAGAGTTATGCGTTTGGAACACTTTCGTTAACGATCATTGGGTGTAAAGTGCTTCGTGTTTGTCACTTAAACCGCTGTTCTGTGGGTGTGGCAACACAAGATGAAAAACTCAGAGAGCATTTTGTAGGAACGGTCGATAAGCTGATTAACTTCTTTACGCTTTTAGCGGAGGATGTTAGAGAAATTCTTGCACACCTTGGGTATACGCGTATGGAAGAGATTATTGGACGCAGCGATCTTCTAAGCGTAATAGACGACGCATTTGCGAAGAAGTTTGATTTTTCTTCCGTATTAATGAGGCTTGAAGGTCCTGATACACACAATGGTAAGTCGAATGATCCGTTTGATAAAAATGAATTTGAGAAAGCCATTTTAAAAGATGTCTATAAAGTCATTGAAAATCCAGATGAAAAAATAGTCTTGCACAAAAGTATTAGCAATACCAACCGTAGTTTTGGAACACTCATCAGTGGTGAAATCGCGAAGTTTTACGGCAATAAAGGGCTCAAAGATGACAGCATCGTCTTTAGGCTCAATGGCGTTGCAGGTCAATCTTTGGGGGCATTTTTAGCCAATGGAATTAACATCAACCTCAAAGGCACGGCGAATGATTATGTTGGTAAAGGCATGAATGGTGGTAAAATCGTCATAGCGCCTAAGTATCAAGGCAGAGACTACTCATGTGCGGGCAATACCTGTCTGTACGGCGCAACAGGTGGTAAGCTTTACATTGCAGGCAATGTCGGGGAGCGTTTTTGTGTCCGGAACTCTGGCGCAACGGCTGTTGTTGAAGGTACTGGAGATCATGCGTGTGAATATATGACGGGCGGTTTGGTTGCCATTCTTGGAAATACAGGCGTGAATTTTGGTGCTGGTATGACGGGTGGTGTCGCATTTGTTTATGACGAAACACGTGATTTTATTGATAAACTCAACCAAGAGTTAGTGATTGCGGAACGCATTGATACGGATGATATGGATGAAGCACGCCACTTCTTGAAGCGACTTTTACGAACCCATATTAACGAGACAACAAGCTTTAAAGCAACGCATATTTTAGATGATTTCCGCCACGCGGTAAGAGATTTTTGGATGGTGAGACCTAAAGATATGACGAAGGTACCACTCAATCCTGAGCAAGGAGACTAAGATGCAAAATTTTGTGAATGAAGAGAGATGTGAGCCTAGAAAACGCTCAACCGGTGATAGAGTCAAAGATTTTAGAGAAATTTATGAAATTTTGAGTAAAGAAGATGCCTCTTTGCAAGCCGATCGTTGTATTCAATGTGGCGATCCTTTTTGCCATAGCAAATGTCCTTTGCACAACTACATCCCCTTTTGGCTCAAAGCCACGAGTGCAATGAAGCGTGATTTGGCGTTTAATCTCTCCAATGAGAGCAATCCATACCCTGAGATTACAGGGCGAATTTGTCCACAAGATCGTCTTTGCGAAGGCGATTGTACGCTGAATGATGGGCATGGCGCGATCACCATTGGGGCGATTGAGACCTTTATCTCAGAAGAGGGATTTAAAAAAGGGTTGAAGCCAAGTTTTCCAGGCATTACGACGAAGAAAAAAGTCGCCATCATTGGAGCAGGCCCTGCAGGACTTGCCTGTGCAACCTACCTTTTACGTGCGGGTATTGCGGTCAGTATGTACGAGAGACAAAACAGAGCAGGTGGACTTTTAACGTACGGCATTCCTGGTTTTAAACTCGATAAAGAGGTTGTCGCACGTCGTGTCAGATGGCTTCAAGACGCGGGAATGACCTTACATGTAAACACCCATGTGGGTAAAGAAATGAGCTTTGATGAGATCGCACACAGCCATGATGCCCTATTTTTAGGTGTGGGTGCAGAGAGTCCTCGCAAAGCCAATATTGCCAATGAAAATGCGAATGGTGTTTTTATGGCAATTGATTTTTTACGCTCTATCCAGAAAAAACTTTTTAGTGAAAGTTACGATAAAAAGTTTGAAGTCAAAGGCAAAAACGTTGTGGTTATCGGTGGTGGTGACACGGCGATGGATTGTCTAAGAACCTCGATTCGTGAAGGGGCTAAAAGTGTCACCTGTCTTTACAGACGCGATAAATACAATATGCCTGGTTCTAAAAAAGAGTTTAAAAATGCGATCGAAGAGGGTGCAGAGTTTGTTTACAACGTAACGCCAAAAGAGATTTTGGTGAACTCTGAGGGACAAGTGATCGGCATTGATATGCACAAAACGATTTTAGGTGCGAAAGATGCGAGTTGTCGTCAATGCGTTGAGATCGTTAAAGGTGGCGATTTTAGAGTGGATGGCGATATTATCATCTTTGCCCTTGGTTTTACGCCAAGTGTTCCAACCTTCTTGGCAGAAAATGGCATTGAGGTTAATAAATCAGGCTGCATTGTCGTCAATGCGGAGTATCAAACCAGCAAATCAGGTGTGTATGCAGGCGGCGATTGCAAACGAGGTTCTGACCTTGTGGTTACAGCTGCAAAAGAGGGCAGAGATGCTGCGCTTAGCATCATCAAAAAATTGCTTGGATAATGAGTCCCATGTGAGCTTTTTAAACACCGCGATAAATGCCAATGAAGAGCTGTTTGAGCTTTT from Sulfurospirillum multivorans DSM 12446 carries:
- a CDS encoding Fis family transcriptional regulator is translated as MRVNAVADTITIMSTVKADAAAVKVTPMVADVVDHTNYIAKSRASMEALKSANLLKSVTINALILGENGAGKQTLAKHIVSAPIVDASAFNELLALIETNSSLIVKNFHKITNYKKLKIALDVHKTRIIATSSLPIGEPLMDEFFSLKIVIPPLRERLEDVPALMEKFAYEACMMFDGEFGAAPSLDEITPDLSKNCYSLRRSVYNAYLMNSFGEEEILAMMERFLSQRIGGRNDYRDLLYLFDVPMIKSGYTKFGSQLAISEKFGLNRNTLRKKINDYKDRLKID
- the fabD gene encoding ACP S-malonyltransferase, translated to MNNSIFIFPGQGSQKIGMGKDFYDNAPLAKKMIEKASQRVGFDFTALLFEENDRLDQTEFAQPAILLVSLIAHRLFSEQCKVIPQSVLGHSLGEFSALSAASAMDYLDAVELVHQRGLLMKEACEGINAGMMALLGLDDVSVENLTCKERELGKKVWAANYNGDGQIVIAGNKDDLASLEPLFKEAGAKKAVLLPMSVASHCPLLSSAQPKLEEYLEKWLKESFAMPVISNVTASAYQSKAEAKRLLSEQLVSPVKYKQSILHVENATDSFIEFGGSVLKGLNKRITQKPTHSITDMKSLDEVLALL
- a CDS encoding 5'-methylthioadenosine/adenosylhomocysteine nucleosidase, whose translation is MKIAIMGAMVEEITPLLEFFGTYETIEHAKNRYYTTSYRGIDLVIAYSKIGKVNASLTASTLIEKFGAQKLLFSGVAGALNPSLKVGDLLVATKLAQHDLDITAFGHPHGYVPEGSVYVETDKALTELAKQVALEQKIPLLEGIIATGDQFICDGVKKEWIHTTFNADATEMEGASVAVVCDALNIPFCVLRAISDAADMDAGFSFDEFLVSSAKESAQFIIAMLDELSHDRN
- a CDS encoding ATP-binding protein, coding for MIEISKRLLRIVGRTNAHYNLINEGDKILLGLSGGKDSLSLAHVLKHMQRVAPFDFEFKAVTIAYGMGEDLQTLHNHCLEHEIDHEIVDTKIFELAQEKIRENSSFCSFFSRMRRGALYTYALEQGYAKLALAHHLDDAVESFFMNFSHNGALRSMPPIYKAQNGLQVIRPLIHVRERQLRDCAMDANMPIIGDEACPAMRFDVKMPVMRAKTKEMLISMEKENPDLFISLKKAFENIQTSSFSDARFLE
- the recO gene encoding recombination protein RecO, encoding MQGYIINLNRVKDEDLIVTILTQTSIKTLYRFYGARHSTIHLGYKIDFEAIPSLKSSIPQLRSIMHLGTPWNNQRERMLIWQPFIRLFYTHLKDVATIDSFYFDLLEACSTIWQKQNPKRVAIEAYIKLLIYEGRLHDDFICFNCEERIENDLTLIRGFLPAHKLCAWNQTFDLLHVKQLFEEQSTIALDDEQIDVLWKILLEGF
- the gltB gene encoding glutamate synthase large subunit codes for the protein MDLITGFKDNCGFGLIANIKNIPTHENVEDAITALERMMHRGAIAADGKSGDGSGLLFSMPAEFMKKEVHKLGIDLPKQFAVAMIFLTTDEQKRIFEETCEQNDLKVLLYRDVPVKTKALGKLALDSLPQIIQAFVTSSSLVATKRFEALLYLTRKIVERKLANEPDFYIASFSSKVISYKGLVMPTYIKTFFPDLSDVDFKATFALFHQRFSTNTLPKWKLAQPFRTLAHNGEINSISANRFNTHVKSECMKSTIFSDEELQKLYPLTTNDVSDSASLDNMFEFMLINGFDFFKAVRSLIPAPWQNAPHMDSELRAFYEFSSINFEPWDGPAAISLTDGRHIACVLDRNGLRPAKYIITKDDRIIISSEYGVLDIEEDNIIERGRLQSGQMIGVDLKFGKIMKNDDINDYLKSSNTYTEWLNKGLVYLQEFVDIPFSKTTDYVRENLELEQRYFNITQEVKNMVIEPMMKDGKEGVGSMGDDTPMAAFSKVQRNFSDYFKQKFAQVTNPPIDPIREKVVMSLNTSFGEIRNILEEDQEHAIRIKSISPILMQEKYEILDSFGDSSKARYKDEYKNRYFSTLFEDNLKGSLEDLAYDIAQAVKNEGIRIIFLDDRGMTSKLKPMPMIMVIGRVNQVLLDEGVRSLTSIIAISGEAIDTHSCACMMGFGASAIYPYLLYATVLDEGKKSEMGAYEIKTKLKNVNHALGQGLLKVMSKMGIATIASYKNSALFDVLGLGKDVVHECFDGAISLIPGLSYEDVEERLSRNHHLAYELNISKKLFPLEIGGFYKYIDGQEYHDYHPNAIHAIHKATTSGDKKDFHEFTKLVNNRGLKMIRDFFELKSDREPIALDKVESKEAIFRRFSTAAMSLGSISPEAHEALGEAMNKIGGMSNSGEGGEAPERLKSNKNSRIKQIASGRFGVTPEYLRSATEIQIKVAQGAKPGEGGQLPGHKVTPLIASLRYTIPGVTLISPPPHHDIYSIEDLAQLIFDMKQINPEAIITVKLVSTAGVGTIAAGVAKAYADKIIISGGDGGTGAAPLTSIKFAGNPWEIGLSEAHNALKANHLRDSVHLQTDGGLKTGLDVIKAALLGAESYAFGTLSLTIIGCKVLRVCHLNRCSVGVATQDEKLREHFVGTVDKLINFFTLLAEDVREILAHLGYTRMEEIIGRSDLLSVIDDAFAKKFDFSSVLMRLEGPDTHNGKSNDPFDKNEFEKAILKDVYKVIENPDEKIVLHKSISNTNRSFGTLISGEIAKFYGNKGLKDDSIVFRLNGVAGQSLGAFLANGININLKGTANDYVGKGMNGGKIVIAPKYQGRDYSCAGNTCLYGATGGKLYIAGNVGERFCVRNSGATAVVEGTGDHACEYMTGGLVAILGNTGVNFGAGMTGGVAFVYDETRDFIDKLNQELVIAERIDTDDMDEARHFLKRLLRTHINETTSFKATHILDDFRHAVRDFWMVRPKDMTKVPLNPEQGD
- a CDS encoding glutamate synthase subunit beta yields the protein MQNFVNEERCEPRKRSTGDRVKDFREIYEILSKEDASLQADRCIQCGDPFCHSKCPLHNYIPFWLKATSAMKRDLAFNLSNESNPYPEITGRICPQDRLCEGDCTLNDGHGAITIGAIETFISEEGFKKGLKPSFPGITTKKKVAIIGAGPAGLACATYLLRAGIAVSMYERQNRAGGLLTYGIPGFKLDKEVVARRVRWLQDAGMTLHVNTHVGKEMSFDEIAHSHDALFLGVGAESPRKANIANENANGVFMAIDFLRSIQKKLFSESYDKKFEVKGKNVVVIGGGDTAMDCLRTSIREGAKSVTCLYRRDKYNMPGSKKEFKNAIEEGAEFVYNVTPKEILVNSEGQVIGIDMHKTILGAKDASCRQCVEIVKGGDFRVDGDIIIFALGFTPSVPTFLAENGIEVNKSGCIVVNAEYQTSKSGVYAGGDCKRGSDLVVTAAKEGRDAALSIIKKLLG